One Rhodococcus sp. P1Y DNA window includes the following coding sequences:
- a CDS encoding ABC transporter ATP-binding protein: MDIVRTHSLVKRYDSRTVVDGVNLAIPEGCVYGFLGPNGSGKSTTMKMLLSLVRPTSGAVEVFGRPMDTSSRRELLAHIGSLIESPPGYSHLTGAENLRIVQRSLGLRGDQIQRAVSTVRLQDQLNKKVKNYSLGMKQRLGIAIALAREPRLLVLDEPTNGLDPAGIEEIRTLLKHLAERGVTVMVSSHLLGEIDKTANVLGILSQGRLIFQGTRDQLFAASTPDLLIDTIDSERANSVLNNKVSTHTEDGTLRLSGLDDRSTARVVEELVGAGVGVYGVRRDEQSLEDIFMSLTSGGQL; the protein is encoded by the coding sequence TTGCCATTCCGGAGGGCTGCGTCTACGGCTTCCTCGGTCCCAACGGGTCGGGCAAATCGACGACGATGAAGATGCTGCTTTCTCTGGTCCGACCGACGTCCGGTGCAGTGGAAGTCTTCGGCCGTCCGATGGACACCTCCTCACGACGGGAATTGCTCGCGCATATCGGTTCCCTGATCGAGTCGCCTCCCGGGTACAGCCACCTCACCGGAGCAGAAAATCTTCGGATCGTGCAACGTTCGCTCGGACTCCGCGGCGATCAGATTCAGCGCGCAGTGTCGACCGTTCGTCTCCAGGACCAGTTGAACAAGAAGGTCAAGAACTATTCACTGGGCATGAAGCAGCGCCTGGGAATCGCCATCGCACTTGCGCGCGAACCTCGACTTCTCGTACTCGATGAACCGACCAACGGTCTGGATCCTGCTGGAATCGAGGAGATCCGAACTCTGCTGAAGCATCTTGCCGAACGCGGTGTGACCGTCATGGTGTCGTCGCACCTCCTCGGTGAGATCGACAAGACGGCGAACGTCCTCGGCATTCTCAGCCAGGGTCGCTTGATCTTCCAAGGCACTCGCGATCAGCTGTTCGCGGCTTCGACGCCGGATCTTCTGATCGACACGATCGATTCAGAACGTGCCAACTCTGTACTGAACAACAAGGTTTCGACGCATACCGAGGACGGGACGCTGCGGCTCTCTGGACTCGACGACCGAAGTACAGCCCGAGTGGTGGAAGAGCTCGTCGGCGCCGGAGTCGGTGTCTACGGAGTCCGACGCGACGAACAGTCACTCGAAGACATATTCATGAGTCTGACGAGCGGGGGCCAATTGTGA